AATCAAACAATTACATATCATCTCAAATACATAATTGATTTCAGATATATATTTTTGTACCTTTCCAAATTGGAGGTTCAAGAAGAAATGAGCTTATAAAAACTGAGAGAATGAACAGATTGTAGAATCAATTTTGTTGTTGTTTTATTGAGAAGGAAACTTACATCTACCAACCCATATAGAATAATAAACTTGCTATATTATAGTACAATGATAACATATAATTGAGTTGAAGTATATAGGTGTATTGTCAACCATTACCTTGCACATTGAGCTATCAATAAAAAAAAAAGCTAATGGACTTCCTTGGCGTGGGGAGCAAGAATATCGTTAATAAATTTTAAATACTGCTTTAGTCAGACTCTCGAGGTTGGTAACGTCCCTATATAAAAACACACTACTTGCAAGGTCAACAAAACATTACCAAATACAATTCAACCCAACACAAGATTCCATCACTTATATCAAAGAGTAGACACTTTCTGTTTATATCATTTACACAACAAACCGAAGAGAGGCTATGGATAAACGACGTAAATGCAACAACAAAGTCTCCACTTGTCTTGGTATTGATACAGACAACAAAGTGAAGAAACATGACTTAGAAGCTGAGAAGCGACTCAAGAAGGTGGAGAAAGATTATATCCACGCAAGCCAAAAGTATACAGAAGCAACAGTAAGTTTCTAATGCACGTACACCCTAAAACATACCACCCGTTAATACGATCGTTTGCATTGCTTTATTTCTTGTGGGTGATAGTTACAGCGGTGGAACTTACGCTGTGAGAGAGAACGTGCTATCAATCTCTGCTGCTCGGCTGAAAACTTCAAGAACTACTGCAACCAGCTAGTAGAGAAACTTCAGAAGATTCTTGACAAGCTACCTACATCAGAAACAAAGGAAGTCATCGATCATGTAATGTTATCCCAAATATGCATGGTTATGATCTTAAAGATGAATCAGCTCAATATATAACAAAAATCTACCACGTTTTACATACCATGACACTCACTTTGCTTTCTATATTTTAGGGCGTGCAATCCTCGATTTTCAGTGATTTTCGAAAGATTAACGGAGAGGTATAATAATTACTGTTGCTAGGCTTAAACCCTCTAGATTCATAGCTTACTTACTAGGAACATACGTGGCCACTTAACTTGTTTTTTTTTTTCAATACCATGTAACTAGGCACCCTACTATCAAAGAAAATTGCCAAGGATTAACAGCAGAAAAGCTGTAAATGATCTTCGTAAGGAGGTTAGAAAGAAGAAGACGTGTAGAGACAAAGCTGTTTCAAATTTTGCATCGGTTTGTAATCCCACAAGTCATGACAGTTTGAGAAAATCTGTGGAGCAGGAGATAGTTGTAAGATTACTTTCTTTCCTTTGAGCACTAACATGACGTCTTACTTTACACTAACCAATGTAATGATTCTTGCAAATTAATTAATTAGGTTGTAAAGAAGCTGATAAGAGAGATCCAAAAAGACTTT
The DNA window shown above is from Brassica oleracea var. oleracea cultivar TO1000 chromosome C3, BOL, whole genome shotgun sequence and carries:
- the LOC106333693 gene encoding uncharacterized protein LOC106333693 — encoded protein: MDKRRKCNNKVSTCLGIDTDNKVKKHDLEAEKRLKKVEKDYIHASQKYTEATLQRWNLRCERERAINLCCSAENFKNYCNQLVEKLQKILDKLPTSETKEVIDHGVQSSIFSDFRKINGEAPYYQRKLPRINSRKAVNDLRKEVRKKKTCRDKAVSNFASVCNPTSHDSLRKSVEQEIVVVKKLIREIQKDFEEKLHIEQYAINVYECIERKVKHLEVKKEHLSGQRDILRLNISKRNTIVTDLPPKRGKKKTS